The genomic DNA CACGGCGTCGCTGATTCCGATGCTACGGGCCACTCAACTTTGAGAGGCAACATCCTCGTGGTCACGGCCGCAATTCTGTGGAGCATTTACGCGGTGGCCCAGCGGAAAACCCTCGTCGATCACGATTGGGCCTCGCGCCTCCACGCAATTTTCTTTGTGGCCAGCTTGGGCACCTTGCCCTTTGCTCTGGCGGAGCCCAGGCTCAACTGGCATGCACCTGCGCACGCATGGATGTGGTTGGGCGTGCTCGTCCTGCTGTGTACTGCAGGGGTTTACATCGTTTACGCACGAGCCCAGCGGCTACTCGATGTGAGTGTGCTCTCGCTGCTGCTCGCGGGCATTCCGGTCCTCAGTCTGATCTTCGCCTCTTTGCTGCTGCAGGAGCCTGTGACCGCCCCTCTCGTGGTTGCCGGACTGCTGGTGTTTTCCGGGGCGATCGTTTTAGCGAGCGAGCCTTTTCCAGGCGCTGCACGCTCAATCAAACAGGAAGTAACTCAATCGCATTGAACGCCAAAGCGGAAGTTTTCTACAGTCCCCCCAAGCGAGGAGAGTGAAGCGTGGATTGGCTACTGGCAACCTGGGTGATGTACCGTCGCGTCTTTTCGCGTGCGGCGGTGCTCGCCG from Candidatus Binatia bacterium includes the following:
- a CDS encoding DMT family transporter — its product is MARQIHTGTWQQGLALALLGTALWGLTPAATKMSLQAADPDTVAFARLAIATAVFRALRALPLRVVLANRWTWVAGMALAADFLLYSRGLEHTKASAAAVLVCVEPVATIALAVYLLREPWNVHRALGSVFTLSGVVVAGLHGVADSDATGHSTLRGNILVVTAAILWSIYAVAQRKTLVDHDWASRLHAIFFVASLGTLPFALAEPRLNWHAPAHAWMWLGVLVLLCTAGVYIVYARAQRLLDVSVLSLLLAGIPVLSLIFASLLLQEPVTAPLVVAGLLVFSGAIVLASEPFPGAARSIKQEVTQSH